One genomic window of Clostridioides sp. ES-S-0054-01 includes the following:
- a CDS encoding PTS mannitol transporter subunit IICBA: MSSSNQSIIKTSIQRIGKFLSGMVMPNIGAFIAWGLITALFIPTGWMPNEKLSTIGDPMIKYLLPLLIAYTGGKAIAGQRGGVIGAAAAMGVIVGADIPMFIGAMIMGPFAGWVIKKFDKFVDGKIPTGFEMLVNNFSIGIIGMLLAILGFYAIGPAIVAGTALIESGVQFIVSRSLLPLVSVFIEPGKVLFLNNAINHGILGPIGIAEAKEAGKSIMFLLESNPGPGLGVLLAYWMFSRGSVKQSAPGAVIIHFFGGIHEIYFPYILMNPVLILATIAGGAAGILTFSILGAGLVAAPSPGSIFALMALAPKGGLLPVLAGVAVATVVSFLVAAPFVKRASENQSEEDSTSLEEAKAKMSDMKSVSKNSEKIVEEKQLEVNEIKKIVFACDAGMGSSAMGASRFKNRIKNLDLNIEITNSSVDNLPDDTQIVVTHSTLVERVSKNNSSVEIVSINNFLNDPNLDALFKRLESK, translated from the coding sequence ATGAGTAGTTCTAATCAATCAATAATAAAGACATCTATACAGCGAATCGGGAAATTTTTGAGTGGTATGGTAATGCCAAATATAGGAGCTTTTATAGCGTGGGGTCTTATAACAGCATTATTTATACCAACAGGATGGATGCCTAATGAAAAATTGAGTACTATAGGTGACCCAATGATAAAATACCTTTTACCACTATTGATAGCTTATACTGGTGGTAAAGCAATAGCAGGACAAAGAGGTGGCGTAATAGGTGCAGCAGCAGCTATGGGAGTAATTGTTGGAGCAGATATACCGATGTTTATCGGAGCAATGATAATGGGACCATTTGCAGGATGGGTAATTAAGAAGTTTGATAAATTTGTAGATGGGAAAATACCAACAGGATTTGAAATGTTAGTAAATAACTTTTCAATAGGTATAATAGGTATGCTTCTTGCAATATTAGGATTTTATGCAATTGGACCAGCAATAGTAGCAGGTACAGCTCTCATAGAGTCTGGAGTTCAATTTATAGTTAGCAGAAGTTTATTACCTTTAGTTTCAGTATTTATAGAGCCTGGAAAAGTATTATTCTTAAACAATGCAATAAATCATGGTATATTAGGGCCTATAGGTATAGCTGAGGCAAAAGAAGCAGGTAAATCTATAATGTTCTTATTAGAAAGTAACCCTGGACCAGGTTTAGGAGTTCTATTAGCTTATTGGATGTTTAGTAGAGGAAGTGTAAAACAATCAGCACCAGGAGCTGTAATAATACATTTCTTTGGTGGTATCCATGAAATCTACTTCCCATATATTTTAATGAATCCAGTTTTAATATTAGCTACAATAGCAGGTGGAGCAGCAGGAATATTAACTTTCTCAATATTAGGAGCTGGTCTTGTAGCAGCACCATCACCAGGAAGTATATTTGCACTTATGGCACTAGCTCCAAAGGGAGGATTACTTCCAGTGTTAGCAGGAGTTGCAGTGGCAACAGTTGTATCATTCTTAGTAGCAGCACCATTTGTTAAGAGAGCTTCAGAAAATCAAAGCGAAGAAGATAGTACTTCTTTAGAAGAAGCTAAAGCAAAAATGAGTGATATGAAATCTGTAAGTAAGAATTCTGAGAAAATTGTTGAGGAAAAACAGCTTGAAGTAAATGAAATTAAGAAGATTGTATTTGCATGTGATGCAGGAATGGGTTCTAGTGCAATGGGAGCTTCTAGATTTAAAAATAGAATAAAAAACTTAGATTTAAATATAGAAATTACAAATTCATCTGTTGACAATCTTCCAGATGATACACAAATAGTAGTAACTCATAGTACACTAGTTGAAAGAGTTTCTAAGAATAATTCAAGTGTTGAGATAGTTTCAATAAACAACTTTTTAAATGACCCAAATTTAGATGCATTATTTAAAAGATTAGAATCTAAATAA
- a CDS encoding IMP dehydrogenase, translated as MAFYFDTPSHTFSEYLLVPGFSSTDCIPANVSLKTPVTKFKKGEEADIYMNIPLTSAIMQSVSDDKMAIALAKEGGISFIYGSQTIEDEAAMVARVKSHKAGFVVSDSNIKPDNTLRDILELKEKTGHSTVAVTEDGTSTGKLLGIVASRDYRISRMDLDTKVSEFMTPMSSIVYANKDVTLKEANNIIWDHKLNSLPVLDDNGNLMYMVFRKDYSSHKENPLELLDSSKRYVVGAGINTRDFAERVPALVEAGADVLCIDSSEGFSEWQKITLDFIREKYGDTVKVGAGNVVDREGFLYLAEAGADFVKVGIGGGSICITREQKGIGRGQATSIIEVAQARDEYFEKTGIYIPICSDGGIVYDHHITLALAMGADFIMLGRYFSRFDESPTNKVNINGSYMKEYWGEGSARARNWQRYDLGGDKKLSFEEGVDSYVPYAGSLKDNVTLSLSKVRSTMCNCGALSIPELQKNAKLTLVSSTSIVEGGAHDVMLKDNRNL; from the coding sequence ATGGCGTTTTATTTTGATACACCATCACATACTTTCAGTGAATACCTTCTTGTACCAGGTTTCTCTTCTACTGATTGTATACCTGCTAATGTAAGTTTAAAAACACCTGTTACTAAATTTAAAAAGGGTGAGGAAGCAGATATTTATATGAATATACCTTTGACTTCTGCTATTATGCAATCCGTTTCTGATGACAAGATGGCTATTGCACTTGCTAAAGAGGGTGGTATTTCATTTATATACGGTTCTCAAACTATTGAAGATGAAGCTGCTATGGTAGCACGTGTTAAATCCCATAAGGCTGGTTTTGTTGTAAGTGATTCAAATATTAAACCTGATAACACATTAAGAGACATACTTGAATTAAAAGAAAAAACTGGGCATTCTACAGTTGCTGTTACTGAAGATGGAACTTCAACTGGCAAATTATTAGGTATTGTCGCAAGTCGTGATTATCGTATAAGTCGTATGGATTTAGATACTAAGGTCAGTGAATTTATGACTCCTATGTCATCTATAGTTTATGCTAACAAGGATGTTACTTTAAAAGAAGCAAACAACATTATATGGGACCACAAACTTAATTCTCTTCCTGTACTTGATGATAATGGTAATCTTATGTATATGGTATTCCGTAAAGATTACTCTTCTCATAAAGAAAATCCACTTGAACTTTTAGATTCTTCTAAAAGATACGTAGTTGGAGCTGGTATTAATACTAGAGATTTTGCTGAACGTGTTCCTGCTTTAGTTGAAGCTGGTGCTGATGTTTTATGTATAGATTCTTCAGAAGGTTTTTCTGAATGGCAAAAAATAACTCTTGATTTCATTCGTGAAAAATATGGTGATACAGTTAAGGTTGGAGCTGGAAATGTAGTTGACCGTGAAGGATTCCTTTACCTAGCTGAAGCTGGTGCTGACTTTGTTAAAGTTGGTATCGGTGGTGGTTCTATATGCATAACTCGTGAACAAAAAGGTATAGGACGTGGACAAGCTACTTCTATAATTGAAGTTGCTCAAGCTAGAGATGAATACTTTGAAAAAACAGGTATTTACATTCCAATTTGTTCTGATGGTGGTATCGTCTATGACCATCATATAACTTTAGCTTTAGCTATGGGTGCAGATTTTATAATGCTTGGTAGATACTTCTCTCGTTTTGATGAGAGTCCAACTAACAAAGTTAATATAAATGGTAGTTACATGAAAGAGTATTGGGGAGAAGGTTCTGCTCGTGCTAGAAACTGGCAAAGATATGACCTTGGTGGAGATAAGAAACTTTCTTTTGAAGAAGGTGTTGACTCTTATGTACCTTATGCTGGTTCTTTAAAAGACAATGTAACTCTTTCTTTAAGTAAGGTTCGTTCTACTATGTGTAACTGTGGAGCACTTAGCATCCCTGAACTTCAAAAAAATGCTAAGCTTACACTTGTATCTTCTACTAGTATAGTTGAAGGTGGAGCTCATGATGTTATGTTAAAAGATAATAGAAATTTATAA
- a CDS encoding toxic anion resistance protein — protein MNNLDDIPVMPTLTLDPFGEESSISDINNSDILMKKDEKDPEEEKLSESERKMVKEFAEKIDITNTNMILQYGAGAQKKVAGFSETALKSVKTRDLGEVGDMLTNLVTDLKAFSADEKEQGGFLGIFKKANNKIANLKTKYDSAEVNVDKVSKELQKHQVKILKDIAMLDKMYELNLAYSKELTMYIIAGKQKLKDMKEYEMPKLREKARLSGSTEDAQSVNDMVSLCDRFEKKIHDLELTRMVSLQMAPQIRLVQNSNNLMAEKIQSTIVNTIPLWKNQIVLALGISHLNQAMKAQCEVSDMTNELLLKNAETLKMGTIETAKESERGIVDIDTIKKTNQSLISTIDEVVKIQHDGRIKRQEAEVELSKIENELKSKLLEFTVK, from the coding sequence ATGAATAATCTAGATGATATACCAGTTATGCCAACTTTGACGCTTGACCCATTTGGAGAAGAATCAAGCATTAGTGATATAAATAATTCTGACATATTGATGAAAAAGGATGAAAAAGACCCAGAAGAAGAAAAGCTATCTGAATCTGAACGTAAAATGGTGAAGGAATTTGCAGAAAAAATAGATATTACGAATACAAATATGATTTTACAATATGGAGCTGGTGCTCAAAAAAAGGTAGCAGGCTTTTCTGAAACAGCTTTAAAGAGTGTCAAAACAAGAGATTTAGGAGAAGTTGGAGATATGCTTACAAATCTGGTTACTGATTTAAAAGCATTTTCAGCAGATGAAAAAGAACAAGGTGGTTTTTTAGGAATCTTCAAAAAGGCAAATAATAAAATTGCAAATCTAAAAACTAAGTATGATAGTGCAGAAGTAAATGTAGATAAAGTAAGCAAAGAACTTCAAAAGCATCAGGTTAAAATATTGAAAGATATAGCGATGCTTGATAAGATGTATGAATTGAATTTAGCTTATTCAAAAGAACTTACTATGTATATTATAGCAGGAAAACAAAAACTAAAAGATATGAAAGAATATGAGATGCCAAAACTAAGAGAAAAAGCTCGTTTATCTGGTTCAACAGAAGATGCTCAATCTGTAAATGATATGGTTTCACTTTGTGATAGATTTGAAAAGAAGATTCATGACTTAGAATTAACTAGAATGGTATCGCTTCAGATGGCCCCGCAGATAAGATTGGTTCAAAATAGTAATAATCTAATGGCAGAAAAGATTCAATCAACTATAGTAAATACTATTCCATTATGGAAAAATCAAATAGTACTTGCCCTTGGAATTTCTCACTTAAATCAAGCTATGAAAGCACAGTGTGAAGTTAGCGATATGACAAATGAGCTTTTATTAAAGAATGCAGAAACTTTGAAGATGGGAACAATAGAAACAGCAAAAGAATCAGAAAGAGGAATTGTAGATATAGATACAATTAAGAAAACTAATCAATCTTTAATATCTACTATTGATGAGGTAGTTAAGATACAGCATGATGGTAGAATAAAGAGACAAGAGGCAGAAGTTGAGTTATCAAAAATAGAAAATGAACTTAAAAGTAAGCTTCTTGAGTTTACAGTTAAATAA
- a CDS encoding 5-bromo-4-chloroindolyl phosphate hydrolysis family protein, which produces MYKSENFSKKSVLINSFLSKFLKIIGWGLVGLFTLSALVLSTISIIIGWAIILPIQVCAVFLIIGGVCVFKGKRLGDQISRYKKYCTIINNRNIIPVELIAESTSKSLNFIIKDVQKMIDKNYFINTYIDKRNNQIVLTNEAFVPPRYEDVAYEVKEEEKTDEANEVDTIITKGINYLKQIKEANKNIKSESMCNKIVQVEDVTSKIFDVVKHDPSKLTQIQKFMDYYLPTTLKLLNSYHTLEGQGIDRENITTTMESIENTMSTIVVAFENQLDYLFEDEAIDISTDITVLENMLVQEGLTSGKF; this is translated from the coding sequence ATGTACAAATCAGAAAATTTTTCCAAAAAATCTGTGTTAATAAATTCATTTTTAAGTAAATTTTTAAAAATAATTGGATGGGGTTTGGTAGGCTTATTTACGTTGTCAGCTTTAGTACTTTCAACTATTTCCATTATAATTGGGTGGGCTATAATACTTCCTATTCAAGTATGTGCAGTATTTTTAATCATAGGTGGAGTTTGTGTTTTTAAAGGTAAGAGATTAGGGGACCAAATTTCTCGTTATAAAAAATATTGTACAATTATAAATAACAGAAATATTATTCCAGTAGAACTTATTGCAGAAAGTACATCTAAATCATTAAATTTTATAATAAAAGATGTACAAAAGATGATAGACAAAAATTACTTTATAAATACTTATATTGATAAAAGAAATAATCAAATTGTGTTGACAAATGAAGCTTTCGTTCCACCAAGATATGAAGATGTAGCATATGAAGTTAAAGAAGAAGAAAAAACTGACGAGGCTAATGAAGTCGATACAATTATAACTAAAGGAATTAATTATTTAAAACAAATAAAAGAGGCTAATAAAAATATTAAATCAGAATCAATGTGTAATAAAATTGTACAAGTAGAAGATGTTACAAGTAAAATATTTGATGTTGTAAAACATGACCCATCAAAACTTACTCAAATACAAAAATTTATGGACTATTATCTTCCAACCACTTTAAAGCTCTTAAATTCATATCATACATTGGAAGGGCAAGGAATAGATAGAGAAAATATAACAACAACTATGGAAAGTATTGAAAATACAATGAGTACGATTGTAGTAGCTTTTGAAAATCAATTGGATTATCTTTTTGAAGATGAAGCAATTGACATATCTACAGATATTACTGTTTTAGAGAACATGTTAGTTCAAGAAGGATTAACGAGTGGTAAATTTTAA
- a CDS encoding aminopeptidase P family protein: MNRVKKVVELLESKGLDALYLTKKTNVNYISGFPDEEAYAVICKDGNFLVTDSRYMELAESICKGFEIINWHNFDRSVAKAVKSVCDKVGIKKLGFERTNIVFDKYEELKNLIEKDNGKLIATENIVEALRYVKDEEEINNTRKACEIADKALEELIPHIKAGVSEIELATKLEYFMKMNGAQNIGFETILISGAKTSLLHGKPSDKIIEKGDFVLIDYGAMYNGYISDTTRTFIVGEASEKQLEVYNLVKEAQNVGVENMKAGVHATIPDIEIRKVVKKYENYYYQGIGHGVGRDVHEEPFIGNYGDKIIEEGCIITMEPGVYFPGWGGVRIEDTVLITKNGPERLTKFPKNLMILDK, encoded by the coding sequence ATGAACAGAGTAAAAAAGGTAGTAGAATTGTTGGAATCTAAAGGTCTTGATGCACTGTATCTAACAAAGAAAACTAATGTAAACTATATAAGTGGTTTTCCTGATGAAGAAGCATATGCAGTGATTTGTAAAGATGGAAACTTTTTGGTTACTGATAGTAGATATATGGAGCTTGCAGAAAGTATTTGTAAAGGTTTTGAAATTATAAATTGGCATAATTTTGATAGAAGTGTGGCAAAAGCAGTTAAAAGTGTATGTGATAAAGTAGGTATAAAAAAACTTGGATTTGAAAGAACTAATATAGTATTTGATAAATATGAAGAACTTAAAAATCTGATTGAGAAAGATAATGGAAAATTAATAGCTACAGAAAATATTGTAGAGGCTTTGAGATATGTAAAAGACGAAGAAGAAATCAACAATACAAGAAAAGCTTGTGAAATAGCGGATAAGGCATTAGAAGAATTGATTCCACATATAAAAGCTGGAGTTAGCGAAATTGAATTAGCTACAAAGTTGGAGTACTTTATGAAGATGAATGGAGCACAAAATATAGGATTTGAGACTATATTGATATCAGGTGCAAAGACTTCGTTACTTCATGGTAAACCTAGTGATAAGATTATAGAAAAAGGCGACTTTGTACTTATAGATTATGGTGCTATGTATAATGGTTATATATCTGATACAACTAGAACTTTTATAGTTGGAGAAGCTTCCGAAAAGCAATTAGAGGTATATAATTTGGTTAAGGAAGCGCAAAATGTAGGGGTTGAAAACATGAAAGCTGGTGTACATGCTACAATTCCAGACATTGAAATAAGAAAAGTTGTCAAGAAATATGAAAACTATTACTATCAAGGTATAGGGCATGGAGTTGGTAGAGATGTTCATGAAGAACCTTTCATTGGTAATTATGGTGATAAAATCATAGAAGAGGGATGCATAATAACAATGGAACCAGGTGTTTATTTCCCTGGATGGGGTGGAGTCAGAATAGAAGATACTGTTTTGATTACCAAAAATGGTCCAGAAAGACTTACTAAATTCCCTAAAAATTTGATGATTTTAGATAAATAG
- a CDS encoding glycine reductase has protein sequence MSKKVIADVFLEVANAIESGEFGKKVKIGVTTLGSEHGVENMVNGAQLAKSNLFDIVLIGPKVETDLEVVEVNDEKEMHTKMEELLDLGYIDACVTMHYNFPIGVSTVGRVITPAKGKEMILATTTGTSATNRIEAMVRNAIYGIATAKSMGNKCPKVGILNVDGARQVEKCLKELKDNGYDMEFADSIRADGGCVMRGNDLLVGAPDVMVTDTLSGNIFMKVFSSYTTGGDYEAQGFGYGPGVGEDYDRRVLIVSRASGSPVVANALKYAYDVVKGDISNVARSEFAKVKKAKFDDIIASLTKKEVKAEKVEVKMPDKEVVTRQIAGVDIMDLEDAVSELWKNGIYAESGMGCTGPIVLVNEAKGDLAVETLVKAGYTAK, from the coding sequence ATGTCAAAAAAAGTAATTGCAGATGTATTCTTAGAAGTAGCTAATGCAATAGAAAGCGGCGAATTTGGTAAAAAAGTAAAAATTGGTGTTACTACACTTGGAAGTGAACATGGTGTAGAAAATATGGTTAATGGTGCACAATTAGCAAAGTCTAATTTGTTTGATATTGTACTTATTGGACCAAAAGTGGAAACTGACCTTGAAGTAGTTGAAGTTAATGATGAAAAAGAAATGCATACAAAAATGGAAGAATTATTAGATTTAGGATATATTGATGCTTGTGTTACTATGCATTATAATTTTCCAATAGGTGTATCTACAGTAGGTAGAGTAATAACTCCAGCAAAAGGAAAAGAAATGATACTTGCAACTACAACAGGAACAAGTGCTACTAATAGAATAGAAGCAATGGTGAGAAATGCCATTTATGGTATTGCCACAGCTAAATCAATGGGTAATAAATGCCCAAAAGTTGGAATACTGAATGTTGATGGAGCAAGACAAGTTGAGAAATGTTTAAAAGAATTAAAAGATAATGGATATGACATGGAATTTGCTGATTCAATTAGAGCAGATGGTGGGTGCGTAATGAGAGGTAATGATTTACTTGTAGGTGCCCCTGATGTTATGGTTACTGATACATTATCTGGAAATATATTTATGAAAGTATTTTCTTCATATACTACAGGTGGAGATTATGAAGCTCAAGGCTTTGGATATGGTCCTGGGGTTGGAGAGGACTATGATAGAAGAGTTCTTATAGTATCAAGAGCATCAGGTTCTCCAGTAGTAGCAAATGCGTTAAAATATGCTTATGATGTTGTAAAGGGAGATATAAGTAATGTTGCAAGAAGTGAATTTGCAAAGGTTAAAAAAGCAAAATTTGATGATATTATAGCCTCTCTTACTAAAAAAGAAGTTAAAGCTGAAAAAGTAGAAGTTAAAATGCCAGATAAAGAGGTTGTTACTCGTCAAATAGCTGGTGTTGATATAATGGATTTAGAGGATGCAGTATCTGAGTTATGGAAAAATGGAATCTATGCTGAAAGTGGTATGGGTTGCACGGGTCCAATAGTTTTAGTAAATGAAGCTAAAGGGGATTTAGCAGTTGAAACTTTAGTTAAAGCTGGATATACTGCAAAATAA
- a CDS encoding ketoacyl-ACP synthase III family protein has protein sequence MTYPVLKGAGYVLIHTPDMIVQNGSTCTVERATNPDSEFLKEVSNHIRSYEDVVNYMPNQVYIGNRRPEELRDLQMPWCEQKIEGTRNGKFGEIMPQDEFIALMQISDAFDLVKLSQEFIDEVKPKIENNYPEIAPFLGKLKGDDIEEGKELVATHIAEGLYHDGKFVGYVKRAHDVDVNLNAHTMFENLVVKASGVLSAIQMLRHSKIDPAEIDYVIECSEEACGDINQRGGGNFAKSIAEIVGLQNATGSDTRGFCAAPTHALIQAAALVKAGIHKNVMVVAGGASAKLGMNAKDHVKKGLPVLEDVVGGFAVLVSENDGVSPVIRTDLTGKHTVGTGSSPQAVMTALITSGLDRANLKITDVDVYSVEMQNPDITKPAGAGDVPEANYKMIGALAVKRGDLEKKELKDFVSNKGLPGWAPTQGHIPSGAPYIGFLIDDLTTGDRNRAMIVGKGSLFLGRMTNLFDGVSFIAERNTGITEETSGISKDEIKKIIAESMKKLALDMLEE, from the coding sequence ATGACTTATCCAGTTTTAAAAGGGGCAGGCTATGTACTTATTCATACTCCAGATATGATAGTGCAAAATGGAAGTACTTGTACAGTTGAAAGAGCAACAAATCCAGATTCAGAATTTTTAAAAGAAGTAAGTAATCATATAAGAAGTTATGAAGATGTAGTTAACTACATGCCAAATCAAGTTTATATAGGAAATAGAAGACCAGAAGAATTAAGAGATTTACAAATGCCATGGTGTGAACAAAAGATTGAGGGAACTAGAAATGGTAAGTTTGGAGAAATAATGCCTCAAGATGAGTTCATAGCTTTAATGCAAATAAGTGATGCATTTGATTTAGTAAAATTATCGCAAGAATTTATTGATGAAGTAAAACCAAAAATCGAAAATAACTATCCTGAAATTGCACCATTTTTAGGCAAATTAAAGGGTGATGATATAGAAGAAGGTAAAGAATTAGTAGCAACACACATAGCTGAAGGATTATACCATGATGGAAAATTCGTTGGTTATGTAAAAAGAGCACATGATGTAGATGTTAACTTAAATGCCCATACAATGTTTGAAAATCTAGTAGTAAAAGCATCTGGAGTTTTATCTGCTATTCAAATGCTAAGACATAGCAAAATAGACCCTGCTGAAATAGATTATGTTATTGAGTGTTCAGAAGAAGCTTGTGGAGACATAAACCAAAGAGGTGGAGGAAACTTTGCTAAATCAATAGCTGAGATAGTAGGGCTTCAAAATGCAACTGGTTCTGACACAAGAGGATTTTGTGCAGCACCAACACATGCATTAATTCAAGCAGCAGCTTTAGTAAAAGCTGGTATACATAAAAATGTAATGGTAGTAGCAGGTGGAGCAAGTGCTAAACTTGGAATGAATGCTAAAGACCATGTTAAAAAAGGTCTTCCTGTACTTGAAGATGTTGTTGGAGGATTTGCAGTACTTGTATCTGAAAATGATGGTGTAAGTCCAGTTATAAGAACTGATTTAACAGGTAAGCATACTGTTGGAACTGGTTCTTCACCTCAAGCAGTTATGACAGCACTTATAACTTCAGGTCTTGATAGAGCTAATTTAAAAATAACAGATGTTGATGTATATTCAGTTGAAATGCAAAACCCAGATATAACTAAGCCAGCAGGAGCAGGAGATGTTCCAGAAGCAAACTACAAAATGATAGGTGCACTTGCTGTTAAACGTGGAGACTTAGAAAAGAAAGAATTAAAAGATTTTGTTTCTAATAAAGGGCTACCAGGATGGGCGCCAACTCAAGGGCATATACCATCAGGAGCTCCTTATATAGGATTTTTAATAGATGATTTAACTACAGGAGATAGAAATAGAGCTATGATAGTTGGAAAAGGTAGCTTATTCTTAGGAAGAATGACTAACTTATTTGATGGAGTATCTTTCATAGCTGAAAGAAATACAGGTATTACTGAAGAGACTTCAGGAATATCTAAGGATGAAATTAAAAAGATAATAGCTGAATCTATGAAAAAACTAGCATTAGATATGTTAGAAGAATAG
- the grdB gene encoding glycine reductase complex selenoprotein B: MGKLKAVHYINQFFAGIGGEEKADTKPHVAETLPPISLQLDKLLGEDIEIVGTVVCGDSYFNENIDSASEEVLSMVKGFEPQLFIAGPAFNAGRYGVAAGTITKVVKDALNIPALTGMYVENPGADMFKKDVYVVETSDSAAGMRKALPKIAKLAVKLANGEEIGTPKDEGYIARGIRVNYFHEDRGSKRAVDMLVKKIKGEPFETEYPMPNFDRVDPSNAVKDLSKCKIALVTSGGIVPKGNPDRIESSSASKYGTYSIAGVMDLTEETYETAHGGYDPVYANLDADRVLPVDVLRDLEKEGVIGKLHETFYTTVGNGTSVANSKKYASEIGAALVADGVDAVILTSTUGTCTRCGATMVKEIEKTGLPVVHMCTVVPISLTVGANRIVPTIAIPHPLGNPALDPTEEKALRRGLVEKALNALTTEVDGQTVFEK; this comes from the coding sequence ATGGGAAAACTAAAAGCAGTACATTATATTAATCAGTTCTTTGCTGGTATAGGCGGAGAAGAAAAAGCTGATACTAAGCCACACGTGGCAGAAACTTTACCTCCAATAAGTTTACAACTTGATAAATTATTAGGTGAAGATATTGAAATAGTTGGAACAGTAGTTTGTGGAGATAGCTATTTCAATGAAAATATTGATAGTGCAAGTGAAGAAGTTTTATCAATGGTAAAAGGTTTTGAACCACAACTTTTCATAGCTGGTCCTGCGTTTAATGCTGGTAGATATGGGGTTGCTGCTGGAACAATAACTAAAGTTGTGAAAGATGCTTTAAATATACCAGCTTTAACAGGTATGTATGTTGAAAATCCAGGAGCAGATATGTTCAAAAAGGATGTTTATGTAGTAGAAACTTCTGATTCTGCAGCAGGTATGAGAAAAGCACTTCCTAAGATAGCTAAACTTGCAGTAAAACTTGCTAATGGAGAAGAAATTGGAACTCCTAAAGATGAAGGATACATAGCTAGAGGAATAAGAGTTAACTACTTCCATGAAGACAGAGGTTCTAAGAGAGCTGTTGACATGTTAGTTAAGAAAATAAAAGGTGAACCATTTGAAACTGAATACCCAATGCCAAACTTTGATAGAGTTGACCCAAGTAACGCTGTAAAAGATTTATCAAAATGCAAAATAGCTTTAGTTACTTCTGGTGGTATAGTTCCAAAAGGAAATCCAGATAGAATAGAGTCTTCTTCAGCTTCTAAATACGGAACTTATTCTATAGCAGGAGTTATGGATTTAACAGAAGAGACTTATGAAACTGCACATGGTGGATATGACCCAGTGTATGCAAATTTAGATGCAGATAGAGTATTACCTGTTGATGTTCTTAGAGATTTAGAAAAAGAAGGTGTAATTGGAAAATTACATGAAACTTTCTATACAACTGTAGGTAATGGTACATCTGTTGCAAACTCTAAAAAATATGCTTCTGAAATTGGAGCAGCATTAGTGGCTGATGGTGTAGATGCAGTAATATTAACTTCTACATGAGGTACTTGTACTCGTTGCGGTGCAACGATGGTAAAAGAAATAGAAAAAACTGGACTTCCAGTAGTTCATATGTGTACAGTAGTACCTATTTCATTAACAGTAGGAGCTAACAGAATAGTTCCAACTATAGCAATACCTCATCCACTTGGAAATCCAGCACTTGACCCTACAGAAGAAAAAGCCCTAAGAAGAGGTCTTGTAGAAAAAGCATTAAATGCTTTAACTACAGAAGTAGATGGTCAAACAGTATTTGAAAAATAA
- a CDS encoding glycine/sarcosine/betaine reductase complex selenoprotein A — translation MSLLSNKKVLIIGDRDGIPGPAIEECVKTVEGAEVVFSSTECFVUTAAGAMDLENQNRVKDAADKFGAENVVILLGAAEAEAAGLAAETVTAGDPTFAGPLAGVALGLSVYHVVEEPIKSLFDESVYEDQISMMEMVLEVEEIEEEMSGIREEFCKF, via the coding sequence ATGAGTTTACTTAGTAATAAAAAGGTTCTTATAATAGGTGACCGTGATGGTATACCAGGACCTGCGATAGAAGAATGTGTAAAAACAGTAGAAGGAGCAGAGGTTGTTTTCTCATCTACAGAATGCTTTGTCTGAACTGCTGCTGGGGCTATGGACTTAGAAAATCAAAACAGAGTTAAAGATGCTGCTGATAAATTCGGAGCTGAAAATGTTGTGATTTTACTAGGTGCTGCTGAAGCCGAAGCTGCAGGTCTTGCAGCCGAAACAGTAACTGCTGGAGATCCAACTTTCGCTGGACCACTTGCTGGAGTTGCTTTAGGATTAAGTGTTTACCACGTTGTTGAGGAACCAATAAAATCATTATTTGATGAAAGTGTATATGAAGACCAAATAAGTATGATGGAAATGGTTTTAGAAGTTGAAGAAATAGAAGAAGAAATGTCTGGTATAAGAGAAGAATTTTGTAAATTTTAA